The proteins below are encoded in one region of Casimicrobium huifangae:
- the pstC gene encoding phosphate ABC transporter permease subunit PstC, with protein sequence MSTDDTPSTRTNSFALQDRLFAGITQCFALLVLITLLAILASLLAGAWQTLSQTGPSFFVSSTWDPVRKLFGGVAPLWGTIATATIALLVGVPVSFGIAIFLTEMCPPVLKRPLGTAVELLAAIPSIIYGMWGLFVFAPLFAETLQPLMINTLGKLPLVGVLFQGTPMGFGVFTAGLILAVMVIPFIASVMRDVFETTPPILKESAYGLGATTWEVVWNVVLPYTKAGVIGGIMLGLGRALGETMAVTFVIGNAYNISAQLFEPGNSIASALANEFNEASDPTHLSALITLGLTLFVLSFIVLALSRLMLAKLAAREGKRT encoded by the coding sequence ATGTCGACCGACGACACCCCCAGCACACGAACCAATTCGTTCGCGCTGCAAGACCGGCTGTTCGCGGGGATCACGCAGTGCTTCGCGTTGCTCGTGCTGATTACCCTGCTGGCCATTCTCGCCTCGCTGCTTGCCGGCGCCTGGCAGACACTGTCACAAACCGGTCCGTCGTTCTTTGTCTCGAGTACGTGGGACCCGGTGCGCAAACTGTTCGGTGGCGTGGCGCCGCTCTGGGGAACCATCGCGACGGCCACCATTGCGCTGCTGGTCGGTGTACCGGTGAGCTTTGGCATTGCCATCTTCCTCACTGAAATGTGCCCGCCGGTGCTGAAGCGGCCGCTGGGCACGGCGGTGGAGCTGCTGGCCGCGATCCCGTCGATCATCTACGGCATGTGGGGTCTGTTCGTTTTCGCACCGCTGTTTGCCGAAACACTGCAGCCGCTGATGATCAACACGCTCGGCAAACTGCCCTTGGTGGGTGTGCTGTTTCAGGGCACGCCCATGGGCTTTGGCGTGTTCACTGCCGGGCTGATTCTTGCGGTGATGGTGATTCCGTTCATCGCCTCGGTAATGCGTGACGTATTCGAGACGACGCCGCCGATCCTGAAGGAATCGGCCTACGGTCTCGGCGCCACGACCTGGGAGGTGGTCTGGAACGTGGTGCTGCCTTACACCAAGGCGGGCGTGATCGGCGGCATCATGCTCGGCCTGGGTCGCGCGCTGGGCGAGACGATGGCCGTGACCTTCGTGATCGGCAACGCCTACAACATCTCGGCGCAGCTCTTCGAACCGGGCAATTCGATTGCATCCGCGCTGGCCAATGAGTTCAACGAAGCGTCCGACCCGACACATCTGTCGGCCCTGATCACGCTGGGCCTCACGCTGTTCGTGCTGTCGTTCATCGTGCTCGCGCTGTCGCGCCTGATGCTCGCCAAGCTGGCTGCGCGGGAGGGCAAGCGCACATGA
- the pstA gene encoding phosphate ABC transporter permease PstA yields the protein MSNITSRNNASNAHGSTSSPRTERVVSAASKHSTAPEPAEGSLQTERVAGASPDNPVYRRRRWVNRFNLTMSLATMAFGMVFLLWILAILFSKGMAALGPALFTQMTPPPGSDGGLANAIVGSLIIVSAAIFIATPVGILAGIYLAEIGRNSTVAKVTRFINDILLSAPSIVIGLFVYTLIVANAKHYSAWAGAVALAIIAVPVIVRQTENMLQLVPNSLREAAVALGAPQWRVVLIVTLRAVKGGVVTGVLLALARISGETAPLLFTALNNQFWSTDLNAPMANLPVVIFQFAMSPYEEWQRLAWAGALLITLAVLLLNIVARTLFRQTKH from the coding sequence ATGAGCAATATCACTTCACGCAACAACGCCAGCAACGCTCATGGTTCGACAAGCTCACCACGAACGGAGAGAGTGGTGAGTGCAGCGTCGAAGCACTCAACTGCGCCTGAGCCTGCCGAAGGGTCACTACAAACGGAGCGCGTAGCCGGTGCATCGCCCGACAATCCGGTCTATCGTCGGCGACGCTGGGTCAATCGCTTCAACCTGACGATGTCGCTGGCGACGATGGCGTTCGGCATGGTCTTTCTGCTGTGGATTCTGGCTATCCTGTTCAGCAAAGGGATGGCGGCGCTGGGGCCGGCGCTGTTTACCCAGATGACGCCACCACCGGGATCGGACGGCGGGCTCGCCAACGCGATCGTCGGCAGCCTGATCATTGTCTCGGCAGCCATCTTCATCGCTACGCCGGTCGGCATTCTGGCCGGCATTTATCTGGCGGAGATCGGGCGCAACAGTACCGTCGCCAAAGTCACCCGTTTCATCAACGACATCCTGTTGTCGGCACCGTCGATCGTGATTGGGCTGTTCGTCTACACGCTGATCGTCGCCAATGCCAAGCACTACTCGGCCTGGGCCGGTGCGGTGGCGCTCGCCATCATCGCAGTGCCGGTGATCGTGCGGCAGACCGAGAACATGCTGCAACTGGTGCCGAACAGCCTGCGTGAGGCGGCGGTGGCGCTGGGCGCACCGCAGTGGCGGGTGGTGCTGATCGTGACGCTGCGCGCGGTGAAGGGCGGTGTGGTGACCGGCGTGTTGCTGGCGCTGGCGCGCATCTCGGGTGAGACGGCGCCGCTTCTGTTCACCGCGCTGAACAACCAGTTCTGGAGCACCGATCTCAACGCGCCGATGGCCAATCTGCCGGTGGTGATCTTCCAGTTTGCGATGAGCCCTTATGAAGAGTGGCAGCGTCTGGCCTGGGCCGGCGCGCTGCTGATCACGCTGGCCGTGCTGCTGCTCAATATCGTGGCGCGCACACTGTTCCGCCAGACCAAACACTAA
- the pstB gene encoding phosphate ABC transporter ATP-binding protein PstB gives MAPTKIGIRNLNFFYGNFQGLRDISLNIPEKQVTAFIGPSGCGKSTLLRTLNRMYSLYPGQRAEGEININGVNVLGPKQDLNALRGQVGMVFQKPTPFPMSIYDNIAFGVKLYEKLSKSDMDDRVEWALKKAALWNEAKDKLSQSGLSLSGGQQQRLCIARGIAVKPEVLLLDEPTSALDPISTARIEELVSELRSDYTIVIVTHNMQQAARVSQHTAYMYLGELVEFTPTAQIFVKPKDKRTEDYITGRFG, from the coding sequence ATGGCGCCCACAAAAATCGGTATCCGCAATCTGAATTTTTTCTACGGCAATTTTCAGGGGCTGCGCGACATCTCGCTCAACATCCCGGAAAAGCAGGTGACCGCCTTCATCGGCCCGTCTGGCTGTGGCAAATCAACGCTGCTGCGCACGCTGAACCGCATGTATTCGCTCTACCCCGGCCAGCGGGCCGAGGGCGAGATCAATATCAACGGCGTCAATGTGCTGGGGCCAAAGCAGGACCTGAACGCGCTGCGTGGCCAGGTGGGCATGGTGTTCCAGAAGCCGACGCCGTTCCCGATGTCGATCTACGACAACATCGCCTTCGGAGTGAAGCTCTACGAAAAGCTCAGCAAGAGCGACATGGACGACCGCGTCGAGTGGGCGCTGAAGAAGGCGGCACTGTGGAATGAGGCAAAGGACAAGTTGAGCCAGAGCGGGCTGTCGCTCTCCGGTGGCCAGCAGCAACGTCTGTGCATCGCGCGCGGCATCGCGGTGAAACCGGAGGTGCTCTTGCTGGATGAGCCGACCTCTGCGCTGGACCCGATCTCCACCGCGCGCATCGAGGAGCTGGTCAGCGAGCTGCGCAGCGACTACACCATCGTGATCGTGACCCACAACATGCAGCAGGCGGCGCGCGTGTCGCAGCACACAGCCTATATGTATCTGGGCGAGCTGGTCGAGTTCACGCCGACGGCGCAAATCTTCGTGAAACCGAAAGACAAGCGCACCGAGGACTACATCACCGGTCGTTTCGGCTAG
- the phoU gene encoding phosphate signaling complex protein PhoU, with the protein MEHTSKQFELELEDLRSGLLAMGGLVEAQLERALAAIASGEHELVEAVVREEKRVNDAQIELDRKSMEVIAKRQPAAVDLRQIVCTMQAVNDLERIGDEVKKIALRAQQFQASERFQHLRLNEARHIGALAQEMLKEALNAFARLDVIAAGEVIGRDAAVDEEFERIMRLLVSYMMEDPRTISAGLEVAFLAKAIERVADHAKNISEYVIHIVQGQDPRHAG; encoded by the coding sequence ATGGAACATACCTCCAAACAATTTGAACTGGAACTGGAAGACCTGCGCAGCGGCCTGCTGGCGATGGGTGGCCTGGTCGAGGCGCAACTCGAGCGGGCGCTGGCGGCGATCGCCTCCGGCGAGCACGAGCTGGTCGAGGCGGTCGTGCGCGAGGAGAAGCGCGTCAACGATGCCCAGATCGAGCTCGACCGCAAGAGCATGGAAGTGATCGCCAAACGGCAACCGGCGGCGGTCGATCTGCGCCAGATCGTCTGCACCATGCAGGCGGTGAACGATCTTGAGCGGATCGGCGACGAGGTGAAGAAGATTGCGCTTCGTGCGCAGCAGTTCCAGGCCTCGGAACGCTTTCAGCATCTGCGCCTCAACGAAGCACGGCACATCGGCGCCCTGGCGCAGGAGATGCTGAAAGAAGCACTCAACGCCTTTGCAAGGCTCGACGTGATCGCGGCGGGAGAGGTGATTGGGCGCGATGCTGCCGTCGACGAGGAATTTGAGCGCATCATGCGTCTGCTGGTCTCCTACATGATGGAAGACCCTCGCACTATCAGCGCCGGACTTGAGGTCGCCTTCCTCGCCAAGGCGATCGAACGCGTCGCCGACCACGCCAAGAACATCAGCGAGTACGTGATCCACATCGTGCAGGGGCAAGACCCGCGGCACGCAGGGTAG